From a single Capillibacterium thermochitinicola genomic region:
- a CDS encoding glycosyltransferase family 4 protein: MRKGSVAIATLKLMDPLARKFVSDYRRQYAIELSKLLLDLGYEAAWFQPGNGWHSQLLPEVPVFGVLRDGAQLLTWPATSDDFYEKAHGFDWCIYFDLILAYPQVHESSIAVAHGISWDDPLFEAKLPTEAEREEWKRRLWMALRAPQKVVTVESGLIHWATATWPGLYNTFEYLPNFIPAWAEEEAPVAARPGAPESCTNTVRILFPGPLTPEAGISETIRAMETLLEMDDRIEFQLANAGPAATVKYLTEWSEKHPRRLLITEPVTGKILKQADLVLLPGKSFQETDMICLAAMSLGKTVIVGQNSGLADLVIHDHNGIIINPSAEVLIEVIRDLINSPEERRHLGDNARAVAQHFALPVWRRRWQRLIEKIFR, encoded by the coding sequence ATGCGTAAAGGATCCGTTGCCATCGCCACATTGAAATTAATGGACCCCCTAGCCCGGAAATTCGTCTCCGATTACCGGCGGCAGTATGCCATCGAACTCTCCAAATTACTCTTGGATCTCGGTTATGAAGCGGCCTGGTTTCAACCGGGAAACGGCTGGCATAGTCAACTGCTTCCGGAGGTGCCGGTCTTTGGCGTTCTGCGGGACGGAGCCCAGCTTCTCACCTGGCCCGCCACCTCCGATGATTTCTACGAAAAAGCGCACGGATTTGACTGGTGTATCTATTTCGACCTCATCCTGGCTTACCCGCAGGTCCACGAATCGTCCATCGCTGTAGCCCATGGCATCTCCTGGGATGATCCGTTATTTGAAGCAAAATTACCGACCGAAGCGGAACGGGAAGAGTGGAAGCGCCGCCTCTGGATGGCCTTGCGCGCCCCCCAAAAGGTGGTCACCGTCGAGAGCGGTCTCATCCACTGGGCCACCGCCACCTGGCCCGGACTGTATAATACCTTCGAGTATCTGCCGAACTTCATACCCGCCTGGGCAGAAGAAGAAGCCCCCGTCGCCGCGAGGCCGGGCGCGCCGGAGTCATGCACAAATACGGTCCGGATCCTTTTCCCCGGCCCCCTCACCCCTGAAGCTGGAATCAGCGAAACCATCCGGGCCATGGAAACATTGCTGGAGATGGATGACCGTATCGAATTTCAGTTGGCAAATGCCGGCCCGGCGGCTACAGTCAAGTATCTGACGGAATGGTCCGAAAAGCATCCCCGCCGTCTTTTAATTACCGAACCGGTTACCGGCAAAATCTTGAAGCAGGCGGATCTTGTGCTGTTGCCGGGCAAAAGTTTCCAGGAAACCGATATGATATGCCTGGCCGCCATGTCCTTGGGTAAAACCGTGATCGTCGGCCAAAACAGCGGCCTCGCCGATCTCGTCATCCATGATCATAACGGCATCATCATCAATCCATCCGCCGAAGTATTGATTGAAGTGATCCGGGATCTGATTAACTCACCGGAAGAACGGCGTCACTTAGGAGATAACGCCCGGGCGGTCGCCCAACATTTCGCTTTACCGGTCTGGCGGCGACGCTGGCAACGGCTGATCGAAAAAATATTCCGTTAG
- a CDS encoding glycosyltransferase, protein MSGSLPKLTAMMLVRNEADRYLTEVLSELSKFVDEIIILDDGSTDHTPDLCLSFPKVRLYRETESLMAKDESTARIRLWDYTVNRGPEWILAIDADEVFEKRMAHEVIGLISQDEFDAVEFRLFDFWGDRQHYRVDGSWDPWVKRVRMLFRYNPRQTYSWPRRKLHCGRIPLEARGPIPVYQSDIRVKHYGWVRTQDIQRKYLHYKEFDDSDHLKSVLDSPDKIQLETWIPEKVLPF, encoded by the coding sequence ATGTCGGGCTCCTTACCCAAATTAACCGCGATGATGCTCGTCCGTAACGAAGCCGACCGTTATCTTACGGAAGTATTATCCGAGTTATCAAAGTTTGTTGATGAAATCATCATCCTTGACGACGGCTCAACCGACCACACTCCGGATCTCTGTCTCTCCTTTCCCAAAGTCCGGCTTTACCGGGAAACCGAATCCTTGATGGCAAAGGACGAAAGCACTGCAAGGATCCGATTATGGGATTATACCGTCAACCGTGGTCCGGAATGGATTTTGGCCATCGATGCCGATGAAGTTTTCGAAAAACGCATGGCCCATGAAGTTATCGGCTTAATTAGTCAAGATGAATTTGACGCCGTTGAATTCCGGCTTTTCGATTTTTGGGGCGACCGGCAGCACTACCGGGTGGACGGATCCTGGGATCCGTGGGTGAAAAGGGTCCGGATGTTATTCCGCTATAATCCCCGTCAGACCTATTCCTGGCCCCGGCGGAAACTTCACTGCGGGAGAATTCCATTGGAGGCAAGAGGACCCATCCCGGTCTATCAATCGGATATCCGGGTCAAACATTACGGCTGGGTTCGGACGCAGGATATTCAAAGAAAATATCTGCACTACAAAGAGTTTGACGACAGCGACCATTTAAAAAGCGTGCTGGATTCCCCGGACAAAATCCAGCTGGAAACTTGGATTCCGGAAAAAGTCCTTCCCTTTTAG
- a CDS encoding DUF3794 domain-containing protein has protein sequence MAVEVIAEAQVQVLVEDTIDLFTPAQKIDEIRANVQDLRCHVIPGKVIFQGILHKQIFFVNEDNVVVHQGVDIPFSGFVDIPEAEPGQFCQLAASVEFIDFQLLSPTTLRETTVILVNVRLLSNVPLPLVLTVNQNTPQRPAVFNGVKNAFVARGPGRSAKK, from the coding sequence ATGGCGGTAGAAGTAATCGCCGAGGCTCAGGTCCAGGTCCTGGTGGAAGACACCATCGATCTTTTTACTCCGGCACAAAAAATCGACGAAATTCGCGCCAATGTCCAAGATTTACGCTGCCATGTTATCCCCGGCAAAGTAATTTTCCAGGGGATCCTGCACAAACAGATCTTCTTCGTGAACGAGGATAACGTGGTGGTGCACCAGGGAGTAGATATCCCCTTCTCCGGCTTTGTCGATATTCCGGAAGCCGAGCCGGGACAGTTCTGTCAGCTGGCGGCTTCCGTTGAGTTCATCGATTTTCAGCTCCTTAGTCCCACAACACTCCGGGAGACCACGGTGATCCTGGTTAATGTGCGATTGTTGAGCAACGTTCCGCTGCCGCTGGTGTTGACCGTCAACCAAAACACACCCCAGCGGCCGGCCGTCTTTAACGGAGTAAAGAATGCCTTTGTCGCCCGCGGACCGGGCCGGTCGGCAAAAAAATAA
- a CDS encoding RuvC family protein, producing MQILAIDPGRVKFGYAVLTADDRRVLCQGIAEVTGLVRVVQELVDRFQVTTVVIGDRTAGAEFATTLRAALEANHVSLVPVREDGSSREGRHRFLQANRRGWRRWVPLGLQSPWRPYDDYVAVVLGERYLDRQ from the coding sequence ATGCAGATTTTGGCGATTGACCCGGGGAGGGTGAAATTTGGGTATGCGGTGTTAACCGCCGACGACCGGCGGGTGTTGTGCCAAGGGATCGCGGAAGTTACCGGCCTGGTTCGGGTGGTGCAAGAACTGGTGGACCGTTTTCAGGTGACCACGGTGGTGATCGGCGACCGGACGGCCGGTGCGGAGTTTGCCACGACCCTCCGGGCGGCTTTAGAGGCCAATCACGTAAGTTTGGTTCCGGTGCGCGAGGATGGTTCCAGCCGGGAAGGCCGGCACCGCTTTTTACAGGCCAACCGGCGGGGATGGCGCCGCTGGGTTCCCCTGGGTCTGCAGTCCCCCTGGCGGCCTTATGATGATTATGTCGCGGTGGTACTTGGCGAACGTTATCTTGATCGGCAATGA
- a CDS encoding DUF3084 domain-containing protein, with the protein MYGIVLVLTIALLGGVIALLGDRVGMKVGKKRLSLCGLRPKYTSMIITVVTGVLIAGTTLLLLTMVSNDVQTALFRMKKLQTELAQTKTDLDAAKARMRQVEAETKALQESKVALEVERERLRKEIQAYAGEAALLRANAERGETGEKLKKIEANGEGQAK; encoded by the coding sequence GTGTACGGTATTGTTCTGGTGTTGACCATCGCCTTGCTGGGTGGGGTAATTGCCCTTTTGGGCGACCGGGTTGGGATGAAGGTCGGCAAAAAACGGTTATCCCTCTGCGGGCTGCGGCCTAAATATACGTCGATGATTATAACGGTGGTAACCGGAGTTTTGATCGCCGGAACCACTCTTTTGTTACTCACCATGGTCTCCAACGACGTACAGACGGCGCTATTTCGGATGAAAAAATTACAGACGGAACTGGCGCAGACGAAAACCGATCTGGATGCGGCCAAAGCGCGGATGCGCCAGGTGGAAGCCGAAACCAAGGCGCTGCAAGAGAGTAAGGTGGCGCTGGAGGTTGAAAGGGAGCGTTTGCGTAAGGAGATTCAGGCGTACGCGGGGGAGGCCGCTTTGCTGCGGGCCAACGCGGAGCGGGGTGAAACCGGCGAAAAGCTAAAAAAAATTGAAGCCAACGGGGAAGGGCAGGCCAAGTGA
- a CDS encoding LptF/LptG family permease: MRIITKYLIRELMGPFLFGFLAFSGMFIGWSLVNVIQWAESYSVPLLTVLRLWAYNVPENLAYGVYIGMLLATLLGLGRMTSHSETIAMQAGGVSFMQIAAPVLIIGALLTVGTFYLNESLTPMAKRAYREERTFIRQGKPKGIIDEYFSAERLKGGKKRLIYAEQYNATEEKFINVTIQEMEHGQLVRTLKSKELLWGESGWYFREGEIFNYREEAVIPVRVTEGYNPSGFEKTPEQVVRLSKQPEEMDWWELKWYLENTELSTRKRRQYEVQLHLKMAFPFACLVFALLGTPLALQSQRRTSSAGLGITLLNVIFYYVLMAVGTFLGQSGITSPWVGAWLQNLIIGGYGLYLFVRKAFNI, from the coding sequence ATGCGGATTATCACAAAGTATTTGATCAGAGAACTGATGGGGCCTTTCTTATTTGGCTTTTTAGCCTTTAGCGGTATGTTTATCGGATGGTCCTTGGTCAATGTGATCCAATGGGCCGAATCATATTCGGTGCCATTGCTCACCGTTTTACGCCTTTGGGCTTACAATGTCCCGGAGAATCTCGCTTATGGGGTTTACATCGGGATGCTCCTGGCGACCCTTCTGGGGCTGGGCCGGATGACCAGTCACAGTGAGACCATTGCGATGCAAGCAGGCGGCGTCAGTTTTATGCAGATTGCCGCCCCGGTTCTGATTATTGGTGCCCTCTTGACGGTAGGAACTTTTTATCTCAACGAATCCCTGACGCCAATGGCGAAACGTGCCTACCGGGAAGAACGGACCTTTATCCGGCAGGGCAAACCGAAAGGGATTATCGATGAATATTTCTCGGCGGAACGACTCAAAGGCGGGAAAAAACGGCTGATTTACGCCGAACAATACAATGCGACGGAAGAAAAATTTATCAATGTGACGATCCAGGAGATGGAGCATGGGCAGCTGGTCCGGACCCTGAAGAGCAAAGAATTGTTATGGGGCGAGAGCGGATGGTACTTTCGGGAAGGAGAAATCTTTAACTACCGGGAAGAGGCGGTGATCCCGGTCCGGGTGACGGAGGGATACAATCCGTCCGGTTTTGAAAAAACACCCGAGCAAGTCGTTCGCTTGTCCAAGCAGCCGGAAGAGATGGACTGGTGGGAGTTGAAATGGTACCTGGAGAACACGGAGTTAAGCACCAGAAAACGGCGGCAGTACGAAGTGCAGCTCCATCTAAAGATGGCTTTCCCCTTTGCCTGCCTGGTCTTTGCCCTGTTGGGAACGCCTTTGGCCTTACAGTCTCAACGGCGTACCTCTTCGGCGGGTTTAGGAATTACCCTTTTGAATGTGATCTTTTATTACGTTTTAATGGCCGTGGGGACTTTTCTGGGACAATCGGGAATAACGTCGCCCTGGGTGGGCGCCTGGCTCCAGAACCTAATCATTGGTGGTTACGGCTTGTATCTTTTTGTCCGCAAAGCATTCAACATCTAG
- the lptB gene encoding LPS export ABC transporter ATP-binding protein gives MAIEAQGLVKEYGKRRVVDQVSLEVNPGEVVGLLGPNGAGKTTTFYMIVGLEKPVAGRIKIDGTDVTGFPMHLRARYGVSYLAQEPSVFRKLTVEQNILAILELVIKDKKQRLERCNQLLEDFNLTKVRKQMGFMLSGGERRRVEIARALAQNPRYILLDEPFTGVDPIAVADLQDIVGELKKRGLGVLITDHSVRETLAITDRAYIMYSGKILVSGDAKAIAEDEKARKFYLGDRFNM, from the coding sequence GTGGCGATTGAAGCGCAAGGTTTAGTGAAAGAATACGGGAAACGCCGCGTTGTGGACCAGGTCAGTCTGGAAGTCAACCCGGGCGAGGTTGTCGGTCTTTTGGGCCCGAACGGAGCCGGAAAGACCACCACTTTTTATATGATCGTCGGTTTGGAAAAGCCAGTTGCCGGACGGATTAAGATTGATGGAACCGACGTTACCGGTTTCCCCATGCATCTGCGGGCCCGCTACGGGGTTTCGTATTTGGCCCAGGAACCCTCGGTTTTCCGGAAACTAACCGTGGAACAGAACATACTGGCGATCTTGGAATTGGTGATCAAAGACAAGAAACAGCGGCTCGAACGGTGTAACCAGCTGCTGGAGGATTTTAACCTGACGAAGGTGAGAAAACAAATGGGGTTCATGCTTTCCGGCGGTGAGCGCCGCCGCGTGGAGATCGCCCGGGCGCTGGCCCAGAACCCCCGTTACATTTTGTTGGATGAGCCCTTTACCGGAGTGGACCCGATTGCCGTTGCCGATCTGCAGGATATTGTCGGTGAATTGAAAAAGCGGGGTTTGGGAGTCCTGATTACCGACCACAGTGTCCGGGAAACCCTGGCGATCACCGACCGGGCCTATATCATGTATTCCGGGAAGATTCTCGTTTCCGGAGATGCCAAGGCCATCGCCGAAGATGAGAAAGCGCGGAAGTTTTATCTGGGCGACCGCTTTAATATGTGA
- a CDS encoding LpxI family protein, producing MTWGILAGEGRLPLEVGKGMRAEGIEPVVLCTGKNADQFVEMGFTVGREQMGQLGAMRRFLQDHQVDQIVIAGRFGKEFLLAGSVDQEIMEILAKLTRRNDDALQLAVVNYFEEHGIRVETQTRFLRALIPDRGILAGQDLSPEEMADVRLGYRMAKEIGRLDIGQSVVVKKGMVLAIEAVEGTDQTIRRGGLYGGPGVVVVKVAKPEQDLRFDMPAIGLNTLEAMIEIKARVLGVEAGATFLLDREELLERAEKHGITVVAIDELTIKGN from the coding sequence ATGACATGGGGAATTTTAGCTGGAGAAGGCCGTCTGCCATTGGAAGTCGGCAAAGGAATGCGTGCGGAAGGAATTGAACCGGTTGTGCTGTGTACCGGAAAAAATGCCGACCAATTCGTGGAAATGGGGTTTACGGTCGGCCGGGAGCAGATGGGACAGTTAGGGGCAATGCGCCGTTTTCTCCAGGACCATCAGGTTGACCAAATAGTTATTGCCGGCCGGTTTGGCAAGGAATTTTTGCTGGCCGGGTCGGTAGACCAAGAAATCATGGAGATCCTGGCCAAACTGACCAGGCGAAACGACGATGCGCTGCAATTGGCGGTGGTCAACTATTTTGAGGAGCATGGGATCAGAGTGGAGACCCAGACCAGATTTTTGCGGGCACTCATTCCGGACCGGGGGATCCTGGCCGGCCAGGACTTAAGTCCGGAGGAGATGGCCGACGTGAGATTGGGTTACCGGATGGCCAAAGAGATCGGCCGGCTGGATATCGGGCAGAGTGTCGTGGTGAAAAAGGGAATGGTCTTAGCCATTGAGGCGGTGGAAGGCACCGACCAAACCATCCGGCGGGGCGGGCTGTACGGCGGCCCCGGGGTCGTGGTGGTTAAGGTCGCCAAACCCGAACAGGATCTCCGGTTTGATATGCCGGCGATTGGCTTGAACACCCTTGAAGCCATGATTGAGATTAAAGCGCGGGTTTTAGGGGTTGAGGCCGGGGCCACTTTCCTCTTGGACCGGGAAGAACTGTTGGAAAGGGCGGAGAAGCACGGGATTACCGTAGTGGCCATAGATGAACTTACCATAAAAGGCAACTAA
- the lpxA gene encoding acyl-ACP--UDP-N-acetylglucosamine O-acyltransferase: MKVVENKVVTLREIHETAIVHPGAKLGKNVVIGPYAIIGENVELGDGCVVGPHVVIDGWTKIGCNNKFYHGASIGVEPQDLKFKGEKSFLFIGDGNVFRENVTVSRGTEGGGGETRIGNNNLFMAYSHVAHDCQVGNNVVIANCSALAGHVVVEDRVVIGGLTGVHQFTKIGKMAMMGACSKIVKDVPPFVIVDGNPARVAGINVVGLRRNGVPPEVREEIKRAYRILYRSNLTIEQAIEKMEHELQGTEEIDHFIRFLRSAERGICR, translated from the coding sequence TTGAAAGTAGTAGAGAATAAAGTGGTAACTTTGAGGGAGATTCACGAAACGGCTATAGTTCATCCCGGAGCAAAATTGGGAAAAAATGTTGTGATCGGTCCGTATGCGATCATCGGTGAGAACGTAGAATTAGGTGATGGGTGTGTTGTGGGACCTCATGTGGTGATTGACGGATGGACGAAGATTGGCTGTAACAACAAATTTTACCATGGCGCTTCAATCGGGGTAGAACCGCAGGATCTGAAGTTCAAGGGTGAAAAGAGTTTCTTGTTTATCGGTGACGGTAATGTCTTCCGCGAGAATGTCACGGTGAGCCGCGGGACCGAAGGCGGTGGCGGCGAGACCCGGATCGGGAACAACAACTTGTTCATGGCCTACTCCCATGTGGCCCATGATTGCCAGGTGGGGAACAATGTGGTGATCGCCAACTGTTCGGCGCTGGCCGGGCACGTGGTGGTGGAAGACCGGGTGGTCATCGGCGGGCTCACCGGGGTCCATCAGTTTACTAAAATCGGCAAGATGGCCATGATGGGTGCCTGCTCCAAGATTGTGAAGGATGTACCGCCGTTTGTGATTGTTGATGGTAATCCTGCCCGGGTCGCCGGGATTAATGTGGTTGGACTTCGGCGCAATGGGGTTCCACCGGAGGTCCGTGAAGAGATCAAACGGGCCTACCGGATTCTTTACCGTTCCAACCTTACGATCGAGCAAGCGATCGAAAAGATGGAACATGAGTTGCAGGGTACGGAGGAGATTGATCATTTCATCCGTTTTCTCCGCAGTGCGGAACGGGGAATCTGCCGGTAG
- the fabZ gene encoding 3-hydroxyacyl-ACP dehydratase FabZ, whose product MGVEINQIKELLPHRYPFLLVDRVLDLEPRKRIKALKNVTNNEEYFTGHFPERPVMPGVLIIESMAQAAGLTLLVEKEHRGKIPFFTGIDKARFRRPVVPGDQLYLDVELLRVKGNFCYAQGKATVDNEVVAEAQLMFVLGSKEAQDE is encoded by the coding sequence TTGGGTGTGGAAATAAATCAGATTAAAGAATTATTGCCACATCGTTATCCCTTTTTACTGGTTGACCGGGTGCTTGACCTGGAACCGCGGAAAAGGATCAAAGCTTTGAAGAATGTGACCAATAACGAGGAGTATTTTACCGGACATTTTCCGGAAAGGCCGGTGATGCCGGGCGTCCTAATTATTGAGAGTATGGCGCAGGCGGCCGGTTTAACCTTACTCGTGGAAAAAGAACACCGGGGGAAGATTCCCTTTTTCACCGGGATCGACAAGGCCCGCTTCCGGCGGCCGGTGGTGCCGGGGGATCAGCTTTATTTAGATGTGGAGCTTTTGCGGGTGAAAGGCAATTTCTGCTATGCCCAGGGGAAAGCGACGGTGGACAACGAGGTTGTCGCCGAAGCGCAACTGATGTTTGTTTTGGGTTCGAAAGAAGCCCAAGATGAATAA
- the lpxC gene encoding UDP-3-O-acyl-N-acetylglucosamine deacetylase, which translates to MQNRIAIKGQALHSGKMVAVELIPQPVDTGIRFCRVDLPDQPVLPAKPANIIDTTRNIALGTREWRIQTIEHLMAAFHGLGVDNLLVAVDGPEIPLGDGSARFFVEEILRAGLLVQEKPRKVRKITKPVWVTDGKDPRAYLIALPGEGFRVTYCFTSDHKVTGNQFAQYLITPETFLENIAPARTIAFWREIEALRKQGLALGGNMEVAVVVGEDGYLNELRFPDEIVRHKILDILGDLYLLGPLEGEIIAVRSGHKLDLELALKLEECLT; encoded by the coding sequence TTGCAGAATAGAATTGCTATCAAAGGCCAAGCCCTTCACTCCGGGAAAATGGTGGCGGTGGAACTCATACCCCAGCCGGTCGATACGGGAATCCGGTTTTGCCGGGTCGACCTGCCGGACCAGCCTGTTTTGCCGGCCAAGCCAGCCAATATCATTGATACGACGCGTAATATCGCCTTGGGGACGAGGGAGTGGCGGATACAAACCATTGAACATTTGATGGCAGCGTTTCATGGTTTGGGCGTGGACAACCTGCTGGTGGCAGTGGATGGGCCGGAAATTCCTCTGGGAGACGGGAGCGCCCGCTTTTTTGTGGAGGAGATCCTCCGGGCGGGGTTGCTTGTTCAGGAAAAACCGCGGAAAGTACGGAAAATTACCAAACCGGTCTGGGTGACCGATGGGAAAGACCCCCGTGCTTATCTGATTGCGCTTCCCGGCGAGGGCTTTCGGGTCACTTACTGCTTTACCTCCGACCATAAAGTAACAGGTAACCAGTTTGCCCAGTATCTGATCACCCCTGAGACTTTCCTGGAAAACATCGCGCCGGCCCGGACCATCGCGTTCTGGCGCGAGATCGAGGCACTGCGTAAACAAGGATTGGCGCTGGGCGGTAATATGGAGGTCGCAGTTGTGGTTGGCGAAGATGGTTATTTGAATGAATTGAGGTTTCCCGACGAGATTGTCCGCCATAAAATCCTCGATATCTTAGGCGATCTTTACCTGCTCGGCCCGTTGGAAGGCGAGATTATTGCGGTCCGTTCCGGACATAAACTCGATTTGGAGCTGGCTTTAAAACTCGAGGAATGTTTAACTTAA
- a CDS encoding amino acid ABC transporter ATP-binding protein: protein MNTPPRQPLLQIQGLKKSYRKRPVLKGINLNIFAGETIIIMGPSGCGKSTLVRCINRLTEPDDGHIIFDGVEVTSLPFAQLSGLRRRIGFVFQQFNLIRRLNVLENVTFALRIYGQEKAEAEDRAMQALARVGLKERALNFPAELSGGEQQRVGIARALALEPQLMLWDEPTAALDPILVSEVIEIMEELVRQKETTMLVVTHEVGFASRAADRIIFMDHGIIVEEGPPDVVLSTPQSEIAKKYKKLLQT, encoded by the coding sequence ATGAACACCCCCCCACGACAGCCATTATTACAGATTCAGGGGTTGAAAAAAAGTTACCGCAAGCGTCCGGTTTTAAAAGGAATAAATCTTAATATTTTTGCTGGTGAGACGATAATAATTATGGGACCGAGTGGGTGTGGAAAATCCACTTTGGTCCGGTGTATTAACCGTTTGACTGAACCGGACGACGGCCATATTATCTTCGACGGGGTTGAAGTGACGAGTCTTCCTTTTGCGCAGTTATCGGGGCTCCGCCGCCGGATTGGTTTTGTCTTTCAGCAATTCAACCTGATCCGCCGGCTCAATGTCCTGGAGAACGTCACTTTTGCGCTGCGCATTTACGGCCAGGAAAAAGCGGAGGCCGAAGACCGGGCCATGCAGGCGCTGGCGCGGGTTGGCTTAAAGGAACGCGCATTGAATTTCCCGGCCGAACTGAGCGGCGGGGAACAGCAGCGGGTTGGGATCGCCCGTGCTTTGGCTTTAGAACCCCAGTTGATGCTCTGGGATGAACCCACCGCCGCCCTCGACCCGATCCTGGTCAGTGAGGTTATTGAGATCATGGAGGAGCTTGTCCGGCAGAAGGAGACCACGATGCTGGTGGTCACCCACGAAGTCGGTTTTGCTTCCCGGGCGGCCGACCGGATTATCTTTATGGACCACGGAATCATTGTGGAAGAAGGGCCTCCTGATGTGGTTCTTTCGACACCCCAATCGGAGATTGCCAAAAAATATAAAAAGCTCTTACAAACTTGA
- a CDS encoding DsrE/DsrF/DrsH-like family protein — protein sequence MPQKKPAICIICFSGDLDKALSALAMAWTAAGEGFTAYIFFTFWGLALLRKERGRAHNPLERLFKLLLPVGPDKLGLSKMNFGGLGALFMNKLIRLRQTETVGQLLAMAMERQVNFIACRGTMEMLGITEAELIDYDHLSVGDVTTFLQLAREAEIQLFI from the coding sequence TTGCCGCAAAAAAAACCGGCGATCTGTATTATTTGCTTCAGTGGCGATCTGGATAAAGCCCTTTCGGCCTTGGCCATGGCTTGGACGGCCGCCGGGGAAGGGTTTACGGCCTACATTTTCTTCACCTTCTGGGGGCTCGCCCTCCTCCGGAAGGAACGGGGCCGGGCCCATAATCCCCTGGAACGCCTCTTTAAACTCCTTTTACCGGTCGGCCCGGATAAACTGGGCCTCTCCAAGATGAACTTCGGCGGCCTCGGCGCGCTTTTCATGAACAAACTGATCCGGCTGCGCCAAACTGAAACCGTCGGCCAATTGCTGGCCATGGCGATGGAACGCCAGGTCAATTTTATCGCCTGCCGCGGCACCATGGAGATGCTCGGGATCACCGAAGCGGAGTTAATCGACTACGACCACCTCTCGGTCGGCGACGTGACGACCTTTCTGCAACTGGCCCGGGAGGCCGAAATCCAATTGTTCATATAA
- a CDS encoding aminotransferase class I/II-fold pyridoxal phosphate-dependent enzyme: protein MKYQGKNLSDFLELPDRDIFAKTRPFYEFTEELINNEYHHWSRILTSPSEHRVKILDRYTNEEREMIMMASNNYLGLTTHPAVVEGARKALEKYGAGAGSVPLLGGYLELHKELEYKLAKMKGCEDAVVFSSGYASNVGCVSALVRKNDVAINDRLNHASIIDGCSLSGGTLRTFKHNDLDSLEKVLQSSEKQGYNGKLIIVDGVFSMDGDITNLPGIKALADRYHARIMIDEAHATGVIGPNGRGTPEHFKMEGQIDLVAGTLSKALAGVGGFVASSKEVVNYLRFYARSHMFSTALPPATVGALIAGIDVIQNEPQLRKRLWSNIEYMTSNLKRMGFNLGNAETAIIPIIIGDEDILKKVSREVHQAGIFVNSVYYPAVPKKLSRLRLSLMATHTQEDLDDTLAVLERVGKKYGLI from the coding sequence GTGAAATACCAAGGAAAAAACCTCAGTGATTTTCTGGAACTGCCCGACCGGGACATCTTCGCCAAAACTAGGCCCTTTTATGAGTTTACGGAAGAGTTGATCAACAATGAATATCACCACTGGTCACGGATCCTAACAAGTCCATCCGAACACCGGGTCAAAATCCTTGACCGTTACACCAATGAGGAACGGGAAATGATCATGATGGCCTCCAACAACTATCTGGGCCTCACCACCCACCCGGCCGTGGTTGAAGGGGCACGGAAAGCCCTGGAAAAATACGGGGCGGGCGCGGGCAGCGTCCCTTTGCTCGGCGGTTACCTTGAACTTCATAAAGAACTCGAATATAAACTGGCCAAGATGAAAGGCTGCGAAGACGCGGTTGTCTTTTCCTCCGGTTATGCCTCCAATGTCGGCTGTGTCTCCGCCCTCGTCCGCAAGAACGACGTGGCGATCAACGACCGCTTAAACCACGCCAGTATCATCGACGGGTGCAGCCTGTCGGGCGGGACCCTCCGCACTTTTAAACATAATGACCTGGACAGCCTGGAGAAGGTTTTGCAATCTTCGGAAAAACAGGGTTACAACGGGAAACTGATCATCGTGGACGGCGTATTCAGTATGGACGGGGACATCACTAATCTACCGGGAATTAAGGCTCTGGCCGACCGTTACCATGCGCGGATCATGATCGACGAAGCCCATGCCACCGGGGTAATCGGTCCGAACGGGCGGGGCACCCCCGAACACTTCAAGATGGAAGGCCAGATTGATCTGGTGGCGGGCACCCTGAGTAAGGCCCTGGCCGGGGTGGGCGGTTTTGTGGCCTCCTCCAAAGAAGTCGTCAATTACTTGCGTTTTTACGCCCGGTCGCACATGTTCTCCACGGCGCTGCCCCCCGCCACCGTGGGGGCGCTGATCGCCGGGATCGACGTCATTCAGAACGAACCGCAGCTGCGCAAGCGCTTATGGTCCAATATTGAGTACATGACCTCCAACCTGAAGCGGATGGGGTTTAACCTGGGCAATGCGGAAACGGCAATTATCCCCATCATCATCGGGGATGAGGATATCCTGAAGAAAGTCAGCCGGGAAGTGCACCAGGCCGGGATCTTCGTCAACTCCGTCTATTATCCGGCCGTCCCTAAAAAACTCTCCCGTCTACGCCTCTCTTTAATGGCCACCCACACCCAGGAGGATCTGGACGACACCCTGGCCGTCCTCGAGCGGGTCGGCAAAAAATACGGTTTGATCTAA